The Roseibium sp. Sym1 genomic interval GCTTCGATTACCCTGAAGACATACAGGCCAAATTCGAAGCGGCCAATCGCCAGCTTGAAGCAAGCATCATCCCCGGCGCCGGCGTCCCTGCCGAAAACCTGGACTTCAAATACCACGTTCACGGGCAAGCCCGCTGGCGGCCGACACGTGTCTATTCGGACGGCACCAAAACTTACATCCAGTTTCCCTCAGGAATGGCGTCCGGGGATGCACCGGTTCTTTACATCACCTCCGGGGGACAGAACCAGATCGTCAACTATCGCCTGAAGGGCACCCTCATGATCGTGGACTACACGATCGACCAGGCGGTGCTCGTGTCCGGTGTTGGTTACAGCCAGCAAAAAGTTCGCATCAATAGGGGAGGCTGATCATGTTGCACACTCGCCGCTCAATTCTGAAAGCCATCGGCATTTCGGCGCTGGTCACTCCCATGGCCGGCTGCATGACGCAAAGTGGCTGGTTCAACCCGACTACAAGCGTTGACGCTGCCAATCTGTCGCCTTCCGCTGCAAGCATCGTCGCCGGCGACATGGTTGCAAAACTCTCTGAACATGTCGGAGCTGGAACGGGAACCATATTCCTCAAGGCTGACAATTCCCAGTTCGGCCTTGCCCTCGAAAGCTCTCTGCGCGGATGGGGTTACGCGGTCGCCGAGGCCGACCAACAGCCATCGGGCGACACGATCATTCCCCTTGCTTACACGGTCGATTCCGATGCCGGGCAGATCTTCGTTCGCCTCACCACGCCAACCATCGAGCTGGCGAGGACTTATCAGGCAACGGCAACCGGCGCGTCTCCGACAAGTCCGGTTTCCGTTTTGACCAGAACAGTCTAGAGGCGTGCACTCATGAGCAATTCGGATTCCAATGTGCATCTGGCGGGCGACGACATTCGCGCCGACGATGAGGCTCCCAAGATTCGTCGCTTAAACCGGCTGCCGATATTTCTATTCATCGGACTCGTTGTCGTTTTCGGCGTCGTGATCATCTATGGCCTTGCGACCCGTGGCATCACGTCCGGCGGCAGCGTTGTTGAGGATGGAGGTGGATCGCCGGCGAGCGGTTTTGCGGATCAGCTCAAGGCCGGCATCAGCAACGGCGTGATCGATCCCCCAGGGCAACCAATAACGCCGGTTCGGCCGGAACCAGTTGAAGTTGCCAAACCGGAAATCGTGCAAGCGCAGAAGCCGTATAGCAATCCGTTTCAGCAGCGACCCGCCTCACCGGACGCTGTAATCGAACCGCAGGAAACGGAGATAGATTGGCGCGAAAGGATGAAGCGCCGCAACGAAGAGCAGGAAATGCAGGAGTTGCAGCGGCAACGGATGAAGCGGCTGCAATCAATTGACGCGGCTTATGACAGTCCAATCGTCGTGAATATCGATGACCTGGAGGGGCAGGGGCAAGGATCGCAGACCATCCAGGGCAATCAGACAGGAAACGGGGCCTTTACGCGCAGCCCGTCTTCTCCGGATCTTCTGTCCGCTGCCCTGCAGGCGGCGCAAGGCGGGTCTGCCAATGCGGATCCAAACGGACAATTCGGCAAACAGGACTTCTTCAATCAGGACATCTCGGAAGCCGGATATCTGGCGAACCGCGTTGTTCCGCAGCAGTCACCCTATGAATTGAAGCGTGGCTCGGTGATCCCGGCAACGCTCATCACAGGCATCAATTCGGACCTTCCCGGCCGTATCACCGGCCAGGTCAGACAGAACGTCTATGATAGCGCAACCGGCCATCTGCTTTTGATCCCTCAAGGAACCAAACTGTTCGGCCGGTATGATTCCGATGTGTCGTTCGGTCAGAAGCGCGTGCTCGTCGTCTGGACAGATATCATCTTCCCAAATGGAGCTACCTTGCAGATCGGCTCCATGGGGGGCGTTGACGGCGAAGGTTATGGCGGTTTCAAGGACAAGGTGAACAACCATTACCTGCGCACCTTTGGGTCCGCAGCGCTTCTCGCAATTATCGGAACTGGAATTGATATGGCTGTTCCGGAGAGCTCTACGCTTTCCACCCAGGACACGGCCTCAGATGCCGCCCGCCGCAACTTCGCGGAAGTGTTCGGCCGGGTGGTGGAGCGGACTATCAACAAGAACCTCGATGTCCAGCCGACACTTCAGATCCGGCCGGGATACAATTTCAATATTCTGGTCGATCAGGACATCATCTTTCCGGGATCGTATGGCTGACTATGCTGAAACACAGGAAGGCGATTGAATTAGGAAAGAGATGTTCCGATGGCTGAGGGCATGTTGGGTCGCACTCCACTCAACCGAAGGACTCCGCGCTAAGCCGGAAGAAACTCGGGTCTCAGGTCAGACGCCAAGCGGACGCCAAAAAATGGCACGCTTGCACTGGGTGCAACTATTAATGCAATTTTGATTACACAGCCTGCTCTTTGCCCACACGGCCTAGCCAAGAAAACGTTAAGGAAAAGCAGCCCCTCGACTTTGCCGAAAAGATTAAGCGCCACGCTAACAATCTAAAACATAGGATTCTGTAGTAATTTCCGTACAGACACTCACCATTCGGTCAATTACAAGGTCGATTTTATATTGAGAATTTGGCTTTTTCTCGATGGCAATGGCTCTGTTTGCTTTGGCTATGCATAGTATATCATCGTCAAGATTATTTGACATAAGAAAAACGAACATTTTTTCGGTTAAAGCGATGCTACTTAAGCGTTCAAGAGCATCTAAATCCTCTTGTCGTGTCGTGCTTATGTCAAAAAGAATTATGTCTATCTGATCTGGAGTTCCCAGCAAGGACGAAACGATTTGCAGACCGGCTTTCCCATGCGAGGCTACACGCGTTCTGAATTCGAACCTGTGACGTTCGGAATAGCGAGGTATCTCGTTGCAAAGGAGTTTGAGGTCCTCGTTGTTACCGTCAATAATCATGATGTTGAGTTTTTTCCTGCCCATTTCTACCTGCCTAAACAATCTGGAATTCATGCCGGCTTCAATTGAGTAGAATTTTTTTGTGTTTCTTAATTAAAGAAATGACATTTATTTGTCCAAAC includes:
- a CDS encoding conjugal transfer protein TrbH; the encoded protein is MLHTRRSILKAIGISALVTPMAGCMTQSGWFNPTTSVDAANLSPSAASIVAGDMVAKLSEHVGAGTGTIFLKADNSQFGLALESSLRGWGYAVAEADQQPSGDTIIPLAYTVDSDAGQIFVRLTTPTIELARTYQATATGASPTSPVSVLTRTV
- the trbI gene encoding IncP-type conjugal transfer protein TrbI: MSNSDSNVHLAGDDIRADDEAPKIRRLNRLPIFLFIGLVVVFGVVIIYGLATRGITSGGSVVEDGGGSPASGFADQLKAGISNGVIDPPGQPITPVRPEPVEVAKPEIVQAQKPYSNPFQQRPASPDAVIEPQETEIDWRERMKRRNEEQEMQELQRQRMKRLQSIDAAYDSPIVVNIDDLEGQGQGSQTIQGNQTGNGAFTRSPSSPDLLSAALQAAQGGSANADPNGQFGKQDFFNQDISEAGYLANRVVPQQSPYELKRGSVIPATLITGINSDLPGRITGQVRQNVYDSATGHLLLIPQGTKLFGRYDSDVSFGQKRVLVVWTDIIFPNGATLQIGSMGGVDGEGYGGFKDKVNNHYLRTFGSAALLAIIGTGIDMAVPESSTLSTQDTASDAARRNFAEVFGRVVERTINKNLDVQPTLQIRPGYNFNILVDQDIIFPGSYG